Below is a genomic region from Castanea sativa cultivar Marrone di Chiusa Pesio chromosome 2, ASM4071231v1.
tcttttggcttcgtcagtaatgtacatacgtctaggcggaatcttattacttagccattttttagattgtcttttggcttcgtcactaatgtacatccgtctaggcggaatcttattacttagccatttttgttttttgtgacTCACAGTTGACCAGGCCTGTTTACACGAAGACATTAGTCGAACGATTCTTTTATCAATTTCAGGAATGAATACATTTGTTTGTTACATctgttggtggtacttcttcaagtgctcaatgttccatggtTGTGGGAGCCTCTATCCGTCTAGGGTTTCCAAGTGATAGTTACCTTGGCTAGAATAGTGGACGACTCAGTAGGGCCCTTCCCATGTGGGGTCAAGCTTTCCTTGGGCAGAGTCTCTGGTTGCCGTAGTGACCTTTTGTAGGACGAGGTCACCCACGCCAAGTCGTCTGAGTTTTACCCTCTTGTTGTAGTATTCGGCCATCTTCTGCTGGTACTTCGTCATCCTGCTGGAAGCTTTGTCTCTTACTTTGTCCAAGTAATCCAGGATGATTCGTAGCTGGTCGTCATTGTTTTCTTCGTGGAATACTTCTCGCCTGATGCTAGCCACTCCTACCTCGACTGGGATTACTGCTTCAGTGCCATAAGTAAGCctgaaaggggtttctcctgttgggGTTCTCGCCGTggttctgtaggcccacaagacattaGGCAATTCTTCTGGCCAGGCACCCTTCACATCGTCCAGCTTGGCTTTAATAATCTTGAGCAATGTTTGATTCGTCACCTTCGTCTGTCCATTCGCCTGTGGATGCTCGAGGGATGAGAACTGGTTCTTGATGCCCAGGCCCAAGCAGAAGTCCCTGAAGCCTTGGCTGTCAAACTGCCGCCCATTATTTGATATGATTGTCCATGGAATCCCGAATCTGCAAATTATATTCTTCCACACGAAGCTCCTGATTCGTGCTTTAGTGATGGTCGCTATCGCTTCTACTTTGACCCACTTCGTGAACtaatcaataacaactagtagGAATCTTACCTGGCCCTTACCCAAGGGCAGTAGGCCGACGATGTCGACCCCCCATTGTGTGAATGGCCACGGGGATGATATCATCATCAGTATTTCTGCTAGAAGTCGTTGGACATTCCCAAACCTCTGACACTTGTCACACTTCTTGACGAGTTCTACTGTGTCCGCCTGCATAGTTGGCCAAAAATAACTTGTTCGAATGACTTTGCTTACCAGGGATCTTGGGCCAGCATGGTCCCTACAAACACCTTTGTGGATTTCTTCCAAGATGtatttggcttcttcttcttcgacaCACTTCAAGTAAGGCATTGAGAAGCCTCTCTTGTATAAGGTGTCATTTAGGATCGTAAATCTGACTGCCCCTCTTCCTGATCTTCTTGGCTTCCTTGGTATCCTGAGGGAGGTGTCCGTCTTGGAGGAACGATACAATTGGCGTCATCCAGTTGTTTATGTTCTGGATTGCAAATGTTGGAACTTCTTCGATGCTGGGGCGTTTTTGTATCTCCATATCTTCCTCCACACTCATTGACCCTTCCTCTGACGAGGCCATTTTTGTGATCTCGTCTGCTGCCATGTTCTGGCCTCTTAGGATCTGTACAAACTCCAATTTATCAAACTCCCAGGCTAGATGTTTCATCAACTTGAGATATTTCTGCATTTtttcctcctttgcttcataCTCTTCTTTAATTTGCCCTATTACTAATTTCGAATCGCTCTGGATGAGCAAGTTCTTGGCCCCGAGTGCCTTCCCAAGTCTTAGCCCCGTCAGTAttcttcgtactcagcctcgttattgGTGGCTGGAAATTTTAGTTGAACTTCATACTTGAGTTTTTCTCTGTCGGGGGTCACTATGATGACCCttactccccccccccctcttttgaGCTAACGAACCATCAATCTAGATCGTCCATTGTCCTGTCTCGTCGTTGGGATTGTCATCTTCTAGAAGGGTGAATtcagcaatgaagtctgccagaGCTTGTGCCTTGATGGCTATTCTGGGGTGGTACTCGATGCCGAACTGGCTAAGTTCAATTTCCCATTAGACCATTCTTCCTGCTACCTTAGGTTTGTTCATAGACTTCTTAATAGGTTGGTCTGTCATCACCAAGATGGGATTTGCTTCAAAGTATGGTCGTAGCTTGCGCAAAGCTACTATTAATGCGAATGCAATCTTTTCAATCTTGGGATATCTAGCTTCTGCTCCTTGGAGAGCTTGACTGACGTAGTAAACTGGGAGCTGTTTCTTGTCCTCTTCTCGAATCAGGGTTGCACTCACGGCCGTGGCTGATGCTGCCAAgtataaatatagattttctCCCTCCTTGGATGGACTTAAGAGGGGTGGTAACGTTTGAGTTCCTAAAATGCTGTCTCGCATTCGTCAGTCCAGGCAAAAGCTTGCTTCCATGTCTTGAAGAAGGGTAAGCATCTATCCGTTGCTTTAGAGACGAATCTATTGAGTGCTATAATCCTCCCTGTGAGTTTTTGTACTTCTTTGACGGTCTTCGGCGATGTCATGTTGAGTATTGCTTGCACTTTCTCCGGGTTTGCTTCTATCCccctttgggacaccatgaatcccaagaactttcccgAAGCTACCCCGAAAACACATTTACTAGGATTCAACTTCATCTGATATTCTCTGAGGGTGGCAAATGTCTCTTTCAAGTCGTCTAGATGGGAAAGCTCTTCTCTACTCTTGACGAgtatatcatccacatatacttccaTATTCCTGCCAATCTATTCTCTAAACATCTTGTTCACTAATCTTTGGTAGGTTACTCCTGCATTCTTTAGCCCgaaaggcatcaccttatagcaaTAGAGTCCTTGGCTCATGATGAAAGtagttttttcttgatcttcctcagccattCTTATATGGTTGTATTTTAAAAAGGCATCTATGAATGTCAGTAATTTATGTCCGACAGTAGACTCCACCAGCTGGTCTATCCTCGGCAGTAGGAAAttgtcctttgggcaggctttgtttaggtccaTGAAATCCACGAACATTTTCCATTTCCCATTTGTTTTCTTCACCAGtacgacgttggccagccattcaGGATAGTAAACCTCCCGAATAAAGTCTATTAATAACAGCTTGTTAACCTCGTCAGTGATCGCTTGGTTTCATTCAGGGGGGAAGAATATTCGTCTTTGCTGGACGGGTTTTTTCTCAGGATCCACGTTTAGTTTATGCTGGACGACCTTAGGGGATATACcgggcatgtcctcgtgactccacgCAAAAACATCCACGTTTTTCCTGAGGAATTGAACGAGTTTTGTCCTCATTTCGGGGCTTAAGGTCGTTCCTATCTTTATCGTCTTAGTCACTTCTCCTTTAACTAGCCCTACTGTTTCCAAGGCTTccactttatcttcttctttctcctcGATCGTCCATGTATGGTTCTCCCTTGCAGCTAACACGGTCTGGTAGCATTCCCTGGCTAAGACCTGATCTCCTTTCACCTCGCCAACGTCGTCCTCAGTTGGGAATTTCACTTTTAGGCAATAGGTGGACGTAGCTGCCTTCCACCGGTTAAGCGTAGGCCttccaatgatcacattgtaagAGGAAGGGTAGTCTACTACCAAGAAATTCATTTGACGGGTCAACTTCCCCAGGTAGGTCCCTACTATGACTGTCAATGTCACTAAGCCCTTAAAATATACCTTGTCCCCACTGAAGCTGATGAGGGGGGAGTCAAATGGGCGCAATCTTCCAGGATCTAACTTCAGCTGCTGGAAGGCAGGTAAGTAGATGATGTCTGCAGAGCTACCATTGTCTACATGGATCCTCTTGGTATTGAACCCTTCAATCATGAGCATTATGACCAAGAGGTCATTGTGTGGCTGCTTCACTCCCCTAACATCCTCCTCGTTGAAAGACATGTCCTGATTCGTCCGTCTCTGCTTGAACGGGGGTATCATGTGGACACTATTTACCTGCCTCTAGCATGCTTTCTTAAGGGATTTGAATGATCCTCCCGCaaatgccccccccccccccgggcgATCGTCTTTATCTCCCTGATAACATCCTGTGGTGGCTGGAACGAGCAATCCTTATTCTTGGACGAGGATTCATGTTGGCTTTTATTGCCGTCTCTGAACCTGTTGGGCTCCCCCTTCTTCACATACTTCTGCAATTTTCCTTTCCATATCAACTCCTCTATTTGCTCTTTTAGGTCCCTACAATCCTCCATGTAGTAGCCGTGATCCTTATGGAATCAGCAGCATTTGTTCTTGTCACGCACGTTGAAGGATGAATGTAACGGCCTTGGCCACTTGAGGTAGTGCTCATCCTTAATCTGTGTTAAAATCTTATCAACATGCATAACtaaaggagtgaattttacCGTTCGTGGAGTTCTTTCGTCTCTCCTTTTGTTCCCGTCAGTAGGCTGACGATCTAGATGCTCCTTCTTTCGTCCTTTACGGTCGTCCTCCCTCTTTCCCTTCTCTTCTGTTTTCTCCACATCTTTAATGGCGGCTAgcgcgtcctcagcattcatttACTTCTGCACTTTAAAGAGCATCTCCGCCATCATCTTGGGAGGATTCTTTGCGAGTGAGACTACAAACTCTCTAGATTTTAACCCAACTTTAAATGTTATCAACTGCACTTTGTCGTCAGCTTCGTCCACCTCCAGTGTTTCCTGGGTGAAGCGTTTCACGTACGACTTCAAGGTCTCTTTCTCCCTTTGCTTGATGGTGAGCAAGTGGTCCGCTGGTCTCTTCTGGCATTGTCCGCTGACGAAGTGGCACAAAAAGCCCCTGCCCAACTGTTCAAAGCTATCAATAGACGATGTTGGCAGTTTTGTGAACCACTCCCTTGCAGCTCCTTTAAGAGTGGTGGGGAAGGATCGACACAGGATCTTGTTGGGGGGCTATTGAAGGCCCAGAgtcgtcttgaaggtgttgAGGTGATCCAAAGGATCTTTCAAATCATCAAACGGTTCAAGCTGAGGTAATCGGAACTTCGATGGTACAGGGTACTCCAAGACTGTTGAAGTGAAGGGCGAATTTGTCGTCCTGACCATTCTGTCCAAACTCTAGTCCGTTTTCCCTCTGATGTCATTTCTCAGctcatccatctccttcctcatttcTCGAAGGGGATCCGAGCTCAATTCATCCTGAGTGGTGGGGCCTCGACGGTCGCTCCTTCTATGGCTATCTCCCACATCCTCGAAATTAGTCTTGGACAGATCCTCCTCCTGTTGAAGTCTTTGCCTTATTTCCTGATTTTGTCTGGTGAGCTCCTCGACGGTAGCCACAAGAGCCAGAATTTGCAGAGCTAGGGCTGCAGAATCTTGGTTAGACTCCATCTGAATGTAACAGCTAATTGGAAACTACGTACTCGAATCTAGATATGAGAATGTCGTtgtccccacagacggcgccaaactgatgaagcacaAGTTCGTCAATTGTTGTGAATTTGGCTAGATGGAGCCGGAAGTTTGCTTGTGTCGCAATGGAAGTAACAATTCCTTacaatggtcaccggtgtggtgcctgccacaacgcctccgatgccaaagtcagtacaaggaaatttataataatagaatGTAAGAATGATTAAGTGTATCTCCAAAATTTTCTCTGTACCTTGTGTTGGCaatgtgagggctttatatatgtttttttggaTTCTAGCCGTTGCGGCAGTTATTGTGGCTTTAATGCCTCTTTTATTAACGCCTCCTGGCCACTGATATGAACTTTAATAGGCTCTTAACGGTCCATACAGCTGTCATTGTAACCGCATGAGGTATTTATTTAGAGTGCATTAAGTGGGCTCTTTCCCTTCGTCTATGATGGAGCTGGAATCGTCAGTAACATCTGATTGCATCTTCTGTCAACGCCACTTCGTTGGTTTGGATGACTTCGTTCGTATAAGTTTAGTTCGTCAATCCTATCAAGACCCACCAAATTGTAAGAGAGAGGAAACATATACCCGGTACATGGTATATTTTTCCATTCTTAAGGTGATTCCCAAATTGTAAGAGAGAGGAAACATATACCCGGTACAGGgtatatttttctattcttaGGGTGATTCCCATCCTTCCAGAATCCATCCACTCATAATAATCATTACAATGACCACATTTTCCCAAAAGATGTTCAAGAATGACATAGATATACATATATCTGTATGTGTACttactgtggggagtaaaaggacccaagcgggcatttgggcctttgggctctagca
It encodes:
- the LOC142624289 gene encoding uncharacterized protein LOC142624289; translation: MSFNEEDVRGVKQPHNDLLVIMLMIEGFNTKRIHVDNGSSADIIYLPAFQQLKLDPGRLRPFDSPLISFSGDKVYFKGLVTLTVIVGTYLGKLTRQMNFLVVDYPSSYNVIIGRPTLNRWKAATSTYCLKVKFPTEDDVGEVKGDQVLARECYQTVLAARENHTWTIEEKEEDKVEALETVGLVKGEVTKTIKIGTTLSPEMRTKLVQFLRKNVDVFAWSHEDMPGISPKVVQHKLNVDPEKKPVQQRRIFFPPE